In a single window of the Bacteroidota bacterium genome:
- a CDS encoding phosphoadenylyl-sulfate reductase, whose translation MQAISPEILHALNTQLQPLSVSERLKRVLAQFPGSARFSSSLGLEDQVLTHLIAAEKTPVQIFTIDTGRLFQETYDVLELTRTRYKIAVHVFFPQAQPVQDFVNQNGPNSFYNSVAQRKACCHIRKVEPLQRALRGASVWITGLRAAQSNARGSLQFVAWDEAYQLLKFNPLLDWSLEQTEAFASQHRIPLNALHAKGFPSIGCAPCTRAVQPGEDIRAGRWWWENSHKECGLHSS comes from the coding sequence ATGCAGGCCATTTCGCCCGAAATACTTCACGCACTCAACACACAGCTTCAGCCTCTTTCTGTTTCCGAAAGGCTGAAACGGGTGTTGGCTCAGTTTCCCGGCAGCGCACGCTTTTCCTCGTCGCTCGGGCTCGAAGATCAGGTGCTTACACACCTCATTGCGGCTGAAAAAACACCCGTGCAAATTTTCACTATCGACACAGGCCGGCTTTTTCAGGAAACGTATGATGTGCTTGAACTTACCCGCACCCGCTATAAAATTGCGGTCCATGTGTTTTTTCCGCAGGCGCAGCCCGTGCAGGATTTCGTAAACCAAAACGGGCCCAACAGCTTCTACAATTCGGTAGCGCAGCGCAAGGCTTGCTGCCACATCCGCAAAGTGGAACCATTGCAACGCGCACTTCGCGGCGCCTCGGTGTGGATTACCGGCCTGCGCGCCGCACAAAGCAATGCACGCGGCAGCCTGCAGTTTGTGGCGTGGGACGAAGCGTATCAGCTGCTTAAATTCAATCCGCTGCTCGACTGGTCGCTCGAACAAACAGAAGCGTTTGCAAGCCAGCACCGCATTCCGCTCAATGCCCTGCACGCCAAAGGCTTTCCAAGCATTGGCTGCGCACCCTGCACCCGTGCCGTACAGCCCGGCGAAGATATCCGCGCCGGACGCTGGTGGTGGGAAAACTCGCACAAAGAATGTGGCCTGCATTCTTCCTAA
- a CDS encoding Rrf2 family transcriptional regulator → MLSNKSQYALHALTYLAEHYEDGFVPIQQIAAARKIPGKFLEAILLELRRASILGSRAGKGGGYYLLRNPAQITLVEVIRATDGPVALLPCVSKKFYEPCRICPYPEGTCELRHLFFEVRDATLKVLEGKTIADIAALSKPDAKTGSKKKK, encoded by the coding sequence ATGCTTTCCAACAAATCCCAATACGCGCTTCACGCCCTCACTTACCTTGCCGAGCATTACGAAGATGGCTTTGTCCCCATCCAGCAAATTGCGGCAGCACGCAAAATCCCCGGCAAATTTCTCGAAGCCATCCTGCTCGAACTGCGCCGCGCTTCCATCCTCGGCAGCCGCGCTGGCAAAGGTGGCGGCTATTACCTGCTGCGCAACCCCGCCCAGATTACACTGGTTGAAGTAATTCGCGCTACCGACGGCCCGGTGGCCCTGCTGCCTTGCGTCAGCAAAAAATTCTACGAACCCTGCCGCATCTGCCCCTATCCCGAAGGAACCTGCGAACTCCGCCACCTCTTCTTCGAAGTGCGCGATGCCACACTCAAAGTGCTCGAAGGTAAAACCATTGCTGATATTGCCGCGCTTTCCAAACCGGACGCAAAAACAGGATCAAAAAAGAAAAAGTAA
- the cysD gene encoding sulfate adenylyltransferase subunit CysD — MSGIPSFPAQLEDESIYIMREVAAQFERPALLFSGGKDSITLVRLAQKAFWPARIPFPLLHIDTGHNFPETIEFRDWLVRETGAELIVRYVQDSINKGRVKEETGKYASRNVLQTVTLLDAIEEFKFDACIGGARRDEEKARAKERIFSVRNDFGQWEPKKQRPELFDMLNGIIDVGENVRVFPISNWTELDVWTYILKEDLAIPSIYFSHQRSVIERDGLIWPHSEFLNVQPDEVPFKATVRFRTVGDMTCTAAVSSAAATVERIIEEILSAKISERGARIDDKRSEAAMEQRKKEGYF, encoded by the coding sequence ATGTCTGGCATTCCCTCTTTTCCCGCACAGCTCGAAGACGAAAGCATTTACATCATGCGCGAAGTAGCCGCACAGTTTGAGCGGCCTGCACTGCTCTTCAGCGGAGGTAAAGACTCCATTACGCTCGTGCGCCTTGCACAAAAAGCATTCTGGCCCGCACGCATTCCCTTTCCGCTGCTTCATATTGATACCGGCCACAATTTCCCCGAAACCATCGAGTTTCGCGACTGGCTTGTGCGCGAAACTGGCGCCGAACTTATTGTGCGCTACGTGCAGGACAGCATTAACAAAGGCCGTGTAAAGGAAGAAACCGGCAAATACGCCAGCCGCAACGTGCTGCAAACCGTTACCCTGCTCGATGCCATCGAAGAATTTAAGTTCGACGCCTGCATCGGCGGTGCACGCCGCGACGAGGAAAAGGCCCGCGCCAAAGAACGCATCTTCTCCGTGCGCAACGATTTCGGGCAGTGGGAACCCAAAAAACAACGGCCCGAATTGTTTGATATGCTCAACGGAATTATCGACGTGGGCGAAAACGTACGTGTGTTCCCCATCAGCAACTGGACCGAGCTTGATGTGTGGACATACATTCTCAAAGAAGACCTTGCCATTCCTTCAATATACTTCTCTCACCAGCGCAGTGTCATCGAGCGCGACGGACTGATCTGGCCGCACAGCGAATTTTTAAATGTGCAGCCCGACGAAGTGCCCTTCAAAGCTACTGTACGTTTCCGTACCGTGGGTGATATGACGTGTACAGCTGCTGTAAGCTCTGCTGCTGCTACGGTGGAACGAATCATCGAAGAAATTCTGTCTGCAAAAATCTCCGAACGCGGTGCCCGCATCGACGATAAGCGCAGCGAGGCGGCCATGGAACAACGCAAAAAAGAAGGCTACTTCTGA
- a CDS encoding TSUP family transporter, with protein MHATSHSLSFAAGHTVLVLPDNKRVLLVSDGARGATLAAQLLQQSPDAEITLLAPFFSTALKQLAVQHSQLTLVQKTYHTTDLIDVQLVIAATSYTDLVEQLRHDCVEHNLLFSIASETEEQLPAPATLHRVQNVVQGSERNWKRIATLLIIAFGLMLGGHIMLSYLPLPPVRDLLTATAELFGGSFGVFVLTGFFAQLIDGALGMGYGLVSATCLLTAGVNPVSISAAIHTSEVFTSGISGYSHYRFGNVNRKLFRHLVFPGVLGAIAGAVGLVLLGQHAGSWLMPLLSGYAFFLGIRILLRAFQLSKPQRKVKRIGWLAAAGGFFDSFGGGGWGPLVTSTLLAGGRSPRYTIGSVSLTEFFVTLTSAITFFALAGTGHWPVIAGLLLGGAAASPIAVRLAGKLPARTLLIAVGILVMAWSVRIMIKAFL; from the coding sequence ATGCACGCCACCAGCCACAGCCTTTCGTTTGCTGCCGGACACACCGTTTTGGTGCTGCCCGACAATAAGCGTGTGTTGCTGGTAAGCGACGGCGCACGCGGCGCCACGCTGGCTGCACAGCTGCTTCAACAGTCGCCCGATGCGGAGATTACCTTGCTGGCTCCGTTTTTCAGTACGGCGCTTAAACAGCTGGCCGTGCAACACAGCCAGCTTACGCTGGTGCAAAAAACCTATCACACAACTGACCTTATTGATGTGCAGCTTGTAATTGCCGCCACCTCCTACACTGATCTGGTAGAGCAATTGCGGCACGACTGTGTAGAGCACAATCTCCTTTTCTCCATTGCATCCGAAACCGAGGAGCAATTGCCCGCGCCGGCAACCTTGCACCGTGTGCAAAACGTTGTGCAGGGCAGTGAGCGCAACTGGAAACGCATCGCTACGCTGCTGATTATTGCATTCGGACTCATGCTTGGCGGGCATATTATGCTTTCGTACCTGCCGCTGCCACCCGTGCGCGATTTACTTACCGCTACTGCCGAATTGTTTGGCGGATCGTTTGGCGTTTTTGTGCTTACCGGTTTTTTTGCACAACTCATAGATGGTGCGCTGGGCATGGGCTACGGATTAGTGTCGGCCACATGTTTGCTCACGGCGGGTGTAAATCCGGTAAGCATCAGCGCGGCCATTCACACGTCAGAAGTGTTTACTTCGGGCATTTCGGGTTACAGCCATTACCGGTTTGGCAATGTAAACCGCAAACTGTTTCGCCATCTTGTGTTTCCGGGTGTGCTGGGCGCCATTGCCGGTGCCGTTGGTCTGGTGCTGCTGGGGCAGCATGCCGGCAGCTGGCTCATGCCGCTGCTTTCGGGCTATGCGTTTTTTCTCGGCATTCGTATTTTGCTGCGCGCATTTCAGTTAAGCAAACCGCAGCGCAAGGTAAAACGCATTGGCTGGCTTGCCGCAGCAGGCGGCTTTTTCGATTCGTTTGGCGGCGGCGGCTGGGGGCCGCTGGTTACAAGCACATTGCTGGCCGGTGGCCGCAGTCCGCGCTACACCATTGGCTCGGTAAGCCTCACCGAATTTTTTGTTACACTCACCAGCGCCATCACATTTTTTGCGCTGGCCGGCACCGGCCACTGGCCCGTAATTGCCGGCCTGTTGCTGGGCGGCGCAGCGGCATCGCCCATAGCCGTGCGGCTGGCGGGTAAACTTCCCGCACGTACGCTGCTCATTGCTGTGGGCATACTGGTTATGGCATGGAGCGTGCGCATAATGATAAAAGCATTTTTATAA
- a CDS encoding gliding motility-associated C-terminal domain-containing protein: protein MNYSLLFLLFAFCTGFLTPEAAAQAVGPFQTRNPFQDNVFIENNGQFVSRFHPEDKVHYAITNSGELFQFSSRGVEVLTSSSRSKKDEALKGEKTAEQIEASTRRNVGHYSFVAMRWLGADTTVVPQAQKQKKHTVTYLQKTETGGYTTLRAAAFEKIVYRNIYPGIDVEYIIPESGGVKYTFVVHAGADPSQIRLQYTGEQTGMHLLPNGAFEISTPDGFVREEAPVCYTADENPVNSAFSFDGSTLRFVFPNGYDNTQTLLIDPWVVTNLTNLSTSQNGYDVRMDNFGNLFVYGGGDPTGLAVPPYQVAKYDQTGNLLWTFNGTVASQSWTSVGQLAFAPSNILVDRITGKTYIGQAYNNSGAQIVRLDPQGNYDNFITVQSTFFEEIWDFVFDCNINQIYALGGGTTSNINFGVVNSVTGTVTSSNITGTASGAGEDAVNVTTDPAGNVYCIFACGMTPSVNNHIFKVNSTFNGFVWTAPSGYMTMNEGNNRPFLPNTTFFSGNGHNCLAADNTFLYYYDGFNLKAFNSATGAPAGVPATLPGYTLLHQGGIAVDNCGNIYMGGVGQIHIYQFNGSAFSQTGTISLGANLSTAHVYDIRYNTANQTLYVSGEDFVGVYSATASVNCSSISVFVTADCSGTAVAGVLTTVANPQITYTWYDSNGNVVGTSTSANLTDTITGLSQSGNYIVFAQVNGLCGGPLAIDTFSMNILPINVGPVVPVSCFGLSDGSAAVSVVSGNPPYTYVWNTTPPQNTPTLLNLAAGTYQCTISDTLGCSNTVTVTITQPPALAATTTGASVLCSGAATTLAVTPAGGTSPYSILWTPGGPGNSITVSPTVNTVYQYQVTDSAGCTYSDTVSVTVLDAGVAAFAATPGGCTPWPVSFTDQSTASGSAVVTTWLWDFGDGNTATVQNPQHTYLTAGVYTVSLVITFSNGCSASITQPNLVTISASPVAAFTFSELSGGLFQFTDQSTNAASWFWDFGDGGTSTVQNPTHTYVVGDTSYYNATLVVTSPNGCTDTAGARIEVRDFIIYIPNTFTPNGDGDNDGFTAYGIGIATFDMMVFDRWGMLLYQTNDINRMWDGTFKGNLVQMDTYVYKIRVRDVFGRQHEYIGHVNVVR from the coding sequence ATGAATTATTCTTTGTTGTTTTTATTATTTGCTTTTTGCACCGGTTTCCTCACGCCCGAAGCCGCAGCACAGGCCGTTGGTCCGTTTCAGACCCGCAATCCGTTTCAGGATAATGTGTTTATAGAAAACAATGGTCAGTTTGTTTCGCGTTTTCACCCCGAAGATAAAGTACACTATGCCATCACCAACTCAGGCGAGTTGTTTCAGTTTTCGAGCCGGGGCGTGGAAGTGCTCACCTCCTCTAGCCGGTCGAAAAAAGACGAGGCGCTGAAAGGTGAAAAAACGGCAGAGCAGATTGAAGCTTCCACACGCCGCAATGTAGGGCATTACAGTTTTGTAGCGATGCGCTGGCTGGGGGCTGACACTACGGTTGTGCCGCAGGCGCAGAAGCAGAAAAAACATACGGTTACCTATTTGCAAAAAACCGAAACGGGCGGCTACACCACCCTGCGCGCTGCCGCTTTTGAAAAAATTGTGTACCGGAATATTTATCCCGGTATTGACGTGGAATACATTATCCCCGAAAGCGGTGGTGTGAAATACACGTTTGTGGTACATGCCGGCGCCGATCCATCACAAATACGCTTACAATATACCGGCGAGCAAACCGGCATGCACCTGCTGCCCAACGGAGCTTTTGAAATAAGCACACCCGACGGTTTTGTGCGTGAAGAAGCGCCCGTGTGCTACACCGCCGACGAAAATCCGGTAAACTCCGCCTTCAGTTTTGACGGCTCCACACTGCGCTTTGTATTTCCGAACGGCTACGACAACACGCAAACCCTGCTCATAGACCCATGGGTGGTTACAAACCTGACCAACCTGAGCACCTCGCAAAACGGCTACGATGTGCGCATGGACAACTTCGGAAACCTGTTTGTGTATGGCGGCGGCGACCCTACCGGGCTGGCCGTGCCGCCCTATCAGGTAGCCAAGTACGACCAGACAGGCAACCTGCTGTGGACATTTAACGGCACGGTAGCCTCGCAAAGCTGGACATCAGTGGGGCAGCTTGCCTTTGCGCCAAGCAACATACTGGTGGACCGCATAACCGGCAAAACATACATTGGTCAGGCCTACAACAACTCAGGCGCACAAATTGTACGCCTTGACCCGCAGGGCAACTACGACAACTTTATTACCGTGCAGTCAACCTTTTTTGAAGAGATCTGGGATTTTGTGTTTGACTGCAACATTAACCAGATTTATGCCCTGGGCGGTGGCACCACATCAAACATAAATTTTGGTGTGGTAAACAGTGTAACCGGTACAGTTACCTCCTCCAACATAACCGGAACCGCATCGGGCGCGGGTGAAGATGCCGTAAACGTAACTACAGACCCCGCTGGTAATGTGTACTGCATTTTTGCCTGCGGAATGACCCCGTCTGTAAACAACCATATTTTTAAAGTAAACAGCACATTTAATGGTTTTGTGTGGACAGCCCCCTCGGGCTACATGACCATGAACGAAGGAAACAACCGCCCCTTTTTGCCCAACACCACTTTCTTTTCGGGCAACGGACACAATTGTCTGGCAGCCGATAATACGTTTTTGTATTACTACGACGGTTTCAACCTGAAAGCCTTTAACTCCGCCACCGGCGCTCCGGCAGGCGTACCCGCTACGCTGCCCGGCTATACCTTACTGCACCAGGGCGGCATTGCGGTTGACAACTGCGGCAATATTTACATGGGCGGTGTGGGGCAAATACACATTTACCAGTTTAACGGCTCTGCTTTTTCGCAAACCGGAACAATTAGTCTTGGTGCAAATCTGAGTACCGCCCATGTGTACGACATACGCTACAACACGGCCAACCAGACCCTGTATGTATCGGGAGAAGATTTTGTGGGCGTGTACAGTGCCACGGCCAGTGTAAACTGTTCGAGTATTTCGGTGTTTGTAACGGCCGATTGCAGCGGAACAGCCGTGGCGGGTGTACTGACTACAGTGGCAAATCCGCAAATTACCTACACCTGGTACGACAGCAACGGCAATGTAGTGGGCACCAGCACCTCCGCCAATCTTACCGATACGATAACCGGTTTAAGCCAGAGCGGAAACTACATTGTATTTGCACAGGTAAACGGCCTCTGCGGCGGTCCGCTGGCCATAGACACATTCAGCATGAACATATTGCCGATAAATGTGGGGCCGGTGGTGCCGGTTTCGTGTTTCGGGCTGAGCGACGGAAGTGCTGCTGTTAGCGTAGTATCGGGCAATCCGCCTTATACGTATGTGTGGAATACCACGCCACCACAAAATACGCCCACCCTGTTAAACCTGGCGGCCGGCACTTACCAATGTACCATAAGCGATACACTGGGCTGCTCAAATACGGTAACCGTAACCATTACGCAGCCGCCAGCCCTTGCCGCCACAACCACAGGAGCAAGTGTGCTTTGCTCGGGCGCGGCCACTACGCTGGCGGTAACACCTGCCGGCGGAACAAGCCCCTACTCCATTTTGTGGACGCCCGGCGGACCCGGCAACAGCATTACCGTATCGCCAACTGTGAACACTGTGTATCAGTATCAGGTAACCGATTCGGCAGGATGCACATACAGCGATACGGTAAGTGTAACAGTGCTTGATGCCGGTGTGGCTGCCTTTGCCGCCACGCCGGGCGGATGCACGCCGTGGCCGGTGTCGTTTACCGATCAGAGCACGGCCTCTGGCAGCGCGGTGGTAACTACGTGGCTATGGGATTTTGGCGACGGAAACACGGCAACCGTTCAAAACCCGCAACACACCTACCTAACCGCCGGCGTGTACACGGTGTCGCTTGTAATTACGTTCAGCAACGGCTGCTCTGCATCCATTACGCAGCCCAACCTGGTAACCATCAGCGCAAGTCCGGTAGCGGCATTTACCTTCAGCGAATTATCCGGCGGACTGTTTCAGTTTACCGACCAATCGACCAATGCAGCTTCGTGGTTCTGGGACTTTGGCGACGGCGGCACCTCTACGGTGCAGAATCCCACACATACGTATGTGGTTGGTGACACCTCATACTATAACGCCACGCTTGTAGTAACCAGCCCCAACGGTTGCACCGACACGGCCGGAGCGCGCATAGAGGTGCGTGATTTCATCATCTACATTCCGAACACCTTTACCCCCAACGGCGACGGCGACAACGATGGTTTCACGGCCTACGGCATAGGTATAGCCACGTTTGACATGATGGTGTTTGACCGCTGGGGCATGCTGCTTTATCAAACCAACGATATAAACCGCATGTGGGACGGCACATTTAAGGGCAACCTTGTGCAAATGGATACTTACGTGTATAAAATACGGGTAAGAGATGTGTTTGGCCGGCAACATGAATATATCGGCCATGTGAATGTGGTGCGTTAA